The Sphingobacterium bambusae genome includes a window with the following:
- a CDS encoding TPM domain-containing protein, whose amino-acid sequence MRTITGLYADLKYTVLIVLFLFICSLVGQAQELPAKPRQLVNDYTGTLRAADVEALERKLLAFEDTTSTQIAVVLMRSTGEFSIHDYGVRLAQKWGVGQGSNNNGILLLAALDDREVTIQTGYGVEGAVPDVIAHRIIQNEIAPAFRQEDYYGGLDKATDALISYTKGEYKADPRRERKERENGGVPVVVIIIIVIVVISLISRNGGGGNRGGRVLTGRGSSDLFWWTLLNSLGKGGGGNGGGFGGGGFGGGSGGGFGGFGGGGFGGGGASGRW is encoded by the coding sequence ATGCGAACAATAACTGGTCTATACGCAGACCTAAAGTATACGGTTCTAATAGTACTATTTCTGTTTATCTGCTCTCTTGTTGGGCAGGCACAGGAGCTTCCCGCCAAGCCCAGGCAATTGGTCAACGATTATACTGGTACCTTGCGTGCGGCAGATGTGGAGGCCTTGGAAAGAAAGCTGCTGGCATTTGAAGATACCACGTCTACCCAAATTGCGGTTGTTTTGATGCGCTCTACTGGCGAATTTTCAATTCATGATTACGGGGTGAGACTCGCTCAAAAATGGGGTGTAGGCCAAGGTAGTAACAACAATGGTATTTTACTGTTGGCAGCCTTGGACGACCGCGAAGTTACCATTCAGACAGGTTACGGCGTGGAAGGAGCCGTGCCGGATGTTATTGCTCATCGCATTATTCAAAATGAAATTGCGCCTGCATTTCGTCAGGAAGACTATTATGGCGGACTGGATAAAGCCACCGATGCCTTAATTTCTTATACAAAAGGGGAATACAAAGCGGATCCGAGAAGAGAGCGAAAAGAACGTGAAAACGGTGGTGTTCCGGTTGTTGTGATCATTATTATTGTCATTGTAGTCATTTCCTTGATCTCCAGAAATGGCGGTGGCGGAAACCGCGGAGGGCGTGTTCTTACTGGTAGAGGTTCTTCGGATCTTTTTTGGTGGACGCTATTGAACAGCCTCGGTAAAGGAGGTGGTGGAAATGGTGGTGGCTTTGGTGGCGGCGGCTTTGGCGGTGGCAGCGGAGGAGGTTTTGGTGGCTTTGGTGGTGGAGGCTTCGGCGGAGGCGGCGCAAGTGGCCGATGGTAA
- a CDS encoding TPM domain-containing protein, producing MEIFSTADQDRIVQAISVAEGKTSGEIRLVVDRKVAATSVTEAAIHYFRKLGMHKTRLKNGVLIYLATEDHEFAIIGDQGINQQVESHFWDDTKEQMAAFFKNGELVEGLVVGIEHAGEQLQRFFPRGLDDVNELPDDIHFGKN from the coding sequence ATGGAGATATTTTCAACAGCTGACCAAGATAGGATCGTTCAGGCCATTAGTGTGGCTGAAGGAAAGACCTCTGGCGAGATCCGTTTGGTCGTGGATCGTAAGGTTGCAGCCACATCAGTTACCGAGGCGGCTATTCACTATTTCAGGAAGCTGGGCATGCATAAAACGCGCCTTAAGAATGGCGTATTGATCTATTTGGCTACGGAAGACCATGAGTTCGCGATCATCGGTGACCAAGGTATCAACCAACAGGTGGAATCCCATTTTTGGGATGACACCAAAGAGCAGATGGCTGCTTTTTTCAAAAATGGTGAGTTGGTCGAAGGATTGGTCGTGGGAATAGAACATGCCGGCGAACAGCTGCAGCGTTTTTTTCCGCGTGGCTTGGATGATGTCAATGAGCTGCCTGACGATATTCATTTTGGTAAAAATTAA
- a CDS encoding LemA family protein, producing the protein MKRLLIVLVGLFTALSFSSCGYNTMVSKDENVKGKWAQVENAYQRRADLIPNLVATVKGAAQHEEGTLTAVVEARAKATSVTVDPSNLSDEAIANFQQTQDALSQSIGRLLVSVEAYPDLKANANFQELQVQLEGTENRISVERKAYNEAVQDYNTTVRSFPNNIMASMFGFKAKGTFKAAEGSDKAPTVSF; encoded by the coding sequence ATGAAAAGATTACTAATTGTTTTGGTTGGATTGTTTACCGCGCTTTCTTTTAGTTCCTGTGGATACAATACCATGGTTTCCAAAGATGAAAACGTCAAAGGCAAATGGGCGCAAGTGGAAAATGCATACCAGCGTCGGGCAGATCTTATTCCCAATCTCGTGGCAACCGTCAAAGGAGCTGCACAGCACGAAGAGGGAACATTAACAGCCGTAGTGGAGGCTCGCGCTAAAGCGACTTCGGTTACAGTAGACCCATCCAATCTATCGGATGAGGCAATAGCAAATTTTCAACAAACGCAGGATGCCCTTTCACAATCTATTGGCCGTCTACTGGTCAGCGTAGAGGCATATCCGGATTTAAAAGCAAACGCCAATTTCCAAGAACTACAGGTACAATTGGAGGGCACCGAGAACCGTATTTCGGTAGAGCGTAAAGCGTATAATGAGGCCGTGCAGGATTACAACACGACCGTTCGCAGCTTCCCGAACAACATTATGGCAAGTATGTTTGGCTTCAAGGCTAAAGGTACATTCAAAGCTGCAGAAGGATCGGATAAGGCGCCGACGGTATCTTTCTAA
- a CDS encoding NAD(P)/FAD-dependent oxidoreductase, which translates to MQKEIEIALAPEFIYDTEYLLNVGSKQLKLDKNRIKGHHIRKRSIDARGRQVLYRLRVVFFIDEPYTPEIFSTTIKKVDNAPIVIIIGAGPAGLFAAYRCLERGLKPIVIERGKAVQERRRDLARINRDGVVNPESNYCFGEGGAGTYSDGKLYTRSNKRGDVQKVLQIFVQHGATDDILVDARPHIGTNKLPHIIEDMRNCILSHGGEIRFDTRVDDILESFGQARGVRTSNGETIHADHVIVATGHSARDMFALFRRKGWLVEAKAFALGVRIEHPQTVIDQAQYHCSTRHENLPAAYYSLVEQVQDRGVFSFCMCPGGIIAPCATAADEIVVNGWSPSKRNNPHANSGTVIQINLEDVPASASDPFALLDFQQKIEQQAFRLGGGQLVAPAQRMVDFVERRVSSSLPENSYKPGTRSVDLNEVLPDFVHQALRGALPLFGKKMKGYYSNEAILVGVESRTSSPVRIPRDKDNLQHPHVKGIYPCGEGAGYAGGIVSAAIDGINCVDAIRL; encoded by the coding sequence ATGCAAAAAGAAATTGAAATTGCCCTAGCGCCCGAATTCATTTACGATACCGAATACTTACTCAACGTAGGAAGTAAGCAGTTGAAGTTAGATAAAAATCGGATTAAAGGCCACCACATCCGTAAACGCTCGATCGACGCACGCGGGCGTCAGGTACTATATCGGCTACGTGTTGTTTTTTTTATAGACGAGCCCTATACCCCCGAGATCTTCTCGACAACAATAAAAAAGGTTGATAACGCACCCATCGTTATTATTATTGGTGCCGGACCTGCGGGGCTGTTTGCTGCCTATAGATGTTTGGAACGAGGGCTGAAGCCCATCGTCATTGAGCGTGGCAAAGCCGTTCAGGAAAGACGGCGAGACTTGGCGCGCATCAACCGGGATGGGGTCGTCAATCCGGAGTCCAACTATTGTTTTGGCGAAGGCGGCGCCGGCACTTATTCTGACGGCAAGCTATATACCCGATCGAACAAGCGCGGCGACGTACAAAAAGTGTTGCAGATCTTTGTGCAGCATGGTGCTACGGACGATATTCTGGTGGATGCGCGTCCACACATTGGTACCAATAAACTCCCGCATATTATCGAGGACATGCGTAACTGCATCCTTTCGCACGGTGGCGAGATACGGTTTGACACTCGCGTAGATGACATCCTAGAATCTTTTGGGCAGGCACGTGGTGTGCGCACCTCAAACGGCGAGACGATCCATGCTGATCATGTCATCGTCGCTACAGGTCACTCGGCCCGTGATATGTTTGCTCTTTTCCGTCGCAAAGGCTGGCTTGTTGAAGCTAAAGCCTTCGCCTTGGGTGTACGTATCGAACACCCACAGACGGTTATTGACCAAGCGCAGTACCATTGCAGCACACGTCATGAAAATCTGCCAGCAGCCTACTATAGCTTGGTAGAACAGGTACAGGATCGCGGTGTTTTTTCATTTTGCATGTGTCCGGGAGGCATCATCGCGCCCTGCGCGACAGCTGCTGACGAGATTGTGGTCAACGGTTGGTCGCCCTCAAAGCGCAACAATCCCCACGCCAATTCGGGCACTGTCATACAGATTAACCTCGAGGATGTTCCTGCCTCGGCTTCCGATCCATTTGCACTATTGGACTTCCAGCAAAAGATCGAACAACAAGCTTTTCGTTTAGGCGGCGGGCAGCTTGTCGCTCCGGCACAACGCATGGTTGATTTTGTGGAGAGACGCGTATCGAGCAGCCTACCTGAAAACTCCTATAAACCGGGAACACGAAGCGTAGATCTTAACGAAGTCCTACCCGACTTTGTGCACCAGGCTTTACGAGGAGCACTTCCTTTGTTTGGAAAGAAGATGAAAGGTTATTACAGCAACGAAGCGATCCTGGTCGGCGTAGAATCTAGAACATCTTCACCGGTACGTATCCCGCGAGATAAAGATAACCTGCAACACCCCCACGTCAAAGGGATCTACCCTTGTGGCGAAGGTGCCGGCTATGCTGGAGGCATTGTATCTGCTGCTATTGATGGGATTAACTGTGTGGATGCGATCAGACTGTAG
- a CDS encoding ISAon1 family transposase codes for MDNHPISAHLLGLLFQLDGKQLQDQYRNHLSDFHDWDQKHHAEYWTVFPANISERLSIDETSFSNGELYTVVGSKASKGRKGTILASIKGTKAEDIITVLERIPLRLRNKVREVTMDMAPNMAKAIRRCFGNARRVIDRFHVQKLVYDAVQELRIRYRWEVLDEESRKIASARKKGIPYDPELLSNGDTIKQLLARSRYLLFKHPSKWTESQKHRAEILFVRFPLLKKAYDLAMALGDIFNKCKDKTVAFTKLGLWHNQVENSGIASFESVARSIAAHHTDILHYFDNNSTNASAESFNAKLKAFRSIFRGVRDAKFFLYRVMKLYA; via the coding sequence TTGGATAACCATCCCATCAGTGCGCATCTTTTGGGACTTCTCTTTCAGCTGGATGGTAAGCAGCTGCAGGATCAGTACAGGAACCATCTGAGCGACTTTCATGATTGGGATCAGAAACACCACGCCGAGTACTGGACGGTATTTCCGGCAAATATCTCCGAGCGGCTGAGTATCGATGAGACCAGTTTTAGCAATGGCGAACTCTATACCGTTGTGGGCAGCAAAGCCTCCAAGGGAAGAAAAGGCACCATCTTGGCCAGCATTAAGGGAACAAAGGCAGAAGATATCATCACTGTACTGGAACGTATCCCGCTCAGGTTGAGAAATAAAGTTCGTGAAGTAACGATGGATATGGCTCCCAATATGGCAAAGGCAATCCGCCGGTGTTTTGGGAATGCCAGAAGGGTCATCGATCGGTTTCATGTGCAGAAACTGGTTTATGATGCCGTTCAGGAACTCCGTATAAGGTATCGTTGGGAGGTGCTGGATGAAGAGAGTAGGAAGATCGCCAGTGCCCGTAAGAAAGGTATTCCCTACGACCCTGAGCTGCTGTCCAATGGCGATACCATCAAACAGCTACTGGCAAGATCAAGATACCTGCTGTTCAAACATCCTTCCAAATGGACAGAAAGCCAAAAGCATCGTGCGGAAATCTTATTTGTACGTTTTCCCCTGTTAAAGAAAGCGTATGATTTGGCGATGGCACTGGGAGATATCTTCAACAAATGCAAGGATAAGACGGTAGCTTTTACCAAGCTTGGCCTGTGGCACAATCAGGTAGAAAACTCCGGTATTGCATCTTTTGAGAGTGTCGCTCGGTCAATTGCAGCACACCACACAGATATCCTTCACTACTTCGACAATAATAGTACAAATGCTTCAGCCGAATCCTTCAATGCAAAACTTAAAGCCTTTAGGAGTATATTCCGCGGAGTCAGGGATGCAAAATTCTTCCTGTACAGAGTAATGAAATTATATGCTTAA
- a CDS encoding ISAon1 family transposase N-terminal region protein has product MQDAERKLLSLLMPEGLLDYFDIIDVSKVDGELHIYLDERNIAPSGYENSKLESKGFMPVSQIKDFPIRGQKVTLHIRRRRWTVLDTREIITRDWNLVHEGARMTTEFGLFLKGIFG; this is encoded by the coding sequence TTGCAAGACGCTGAACGTAAATTACTGTCTTTATTGATGCCCGAAGGGCTTTTAGATTATTTTGATATTATTGATGTTTCCAAGGTTGATGGAGAACTTCACATCTATCTTGATGAAAGGAACATTGCTCCCTCAGGCTATGAAAACAGTAAGCTGGAATCCAAAGGCTTTATGCCGGTTTCCCAGATCAAGGACTTTCCCATCCGGGGCCAAAAAGTCACCCTACATATCAGACGTAGACGTTGGACCGTGCTGGATACACGGGAGATCATTACCAGGGATTGGAACCTCGTTCATGAAGGTGCTCGGATGACTACGGAATTCGGGCTTTTTTTAAAGGGGATATTTGGATAA
- the sufD gene encoding Fe-S cluster assembly protein SufD, with protein MSTIVADSLYQQIVTSFKELETIPEPASLTAIRQAAFERFQQEGFPTVKNEEWKYTNLHSLTNTSYVLNTDVAVDDIDTSKADIPDLDAHRIVLVNGQYVLAFSSLEDEIGLVVKPIEEAHAEPNFQKHYAQHADKSDNVMVQLNTALQTAGVYIAVAKNKVVSKPIHIVHVASSDESFFAQTRNLIVLEQHAEVEIVESFITLDGTAKNLNNKVTEIVVEENAKMQHYYLQVSEAVSNYIHHTEIYQEQHSLYNNYNCNLPGASFVRHNINVRLDAEQVESHLYGINLTSGKQFVDNHTIVDHMKPHCESYEWYKNIPQDESTAVFNGKIFVREDAQKTNAFQQNNNMLIGDKSTVYTKPQLEIFADDVKCSHGCTMGQFDDEALFYLRARGIGEESARILLVHAFAFDVTSRFSNEAVRSYVENLVAAGLESK; from the coding sequence ATGAGTACAATAGTTGCAGATTCATTATATCAACAAATCGTTACCTCATTCAAAGAGTTAGAAACGATTCCTGAGCCCGCCAGCCTGACGGCAATACGTCAAGCTGCTTTTGAACGTTTTCAGCAAGAAGGTTTTCCTACAGTAAAGAATGAGGAATGGAAATACACCAACTTGCATAGCTTAACAAATACAAGTTATGTATTGAATACGGATGTGGCGGTTGATGATATCGATACGAGTAAGGCTGATATCCCTGACTTGGATGCACATCGTATCGTCTTAGTGAATGGACAGTATGTGCTTGCTTTTTCGAGCTTGGAAGATGAGATCGGATTGGTGGTTAAGCCAATTGAGGAAGCGCACGCCGAGCCCAATTTTCAGAAGCACTATGCCCAGCATGCAGATAAATCGGATAATGTGATGGTGCAGCTGAACACGGCCTTACAGACCGCTGGCGTATACATCGCCGTGGCTAAAAATAAGGTGGTTAGCAAGCCTATTCATATTGTGCATGTGGCTAGTAGCGACGAATCTTTCTTCGCCCAAACACGAAACCTGATCGTGTTGGAGCAACATGCCGAAGTGGAAATCGTTGAATCTTTTATCACGCTTGACGGTACGGCCAAAAACCTGAATAATAAGGTGACGGAGATCGTTGTGGAAGAAAATGCGAAAATGCAGCACTATTACCTGCAGGTTTCCGAAGCGGTTAGTAACTACATTCACCATACCGAGATCTACCAAGAGCAACATAGTTTATATAATAATTACAACTGTAACTTGCCAGGAGCATCTTTTGTGCGTCATAACATTAACGTTCGTTTGGATGCGGAGCAGGTGGAATCTCACCTATACGGGATCAATCTTACGTCGGGTAAGCAATTTGTTGACAACCATACGATTGTAGACCACATGAAGCCACATTGTGAATCATACGAATGGTATAAAAATATCCCACAAGACGAGTCTACAGCGGTTTTCAATGGTAAGATTTTTGTTCGTGAAGATGCGCAAAAAACCAATGCCTTCCAGCAAAACAATAATATGCTGATTGGTGATAAGTCAACAGTGTATACGAAACCACAGTTGGAGATCTTTGCAGATGATGTGAAATGTTCGCACGGCTGTACTATGGGACAGTTCGATGATGAAGCACTCTTTTACTTGCGCGCGCGCGGTATCGGCGAAGAATCTGCTCGAATCTTGTTGGTGCATGCTTTTGCTTTTGACGTGACCTCTCGTTTTTCCAACGAAGCTGTACGCAGCTATGTCGAAAATTTGGTTGCTGCAGGCTTAGAAAGCAAGTAA
- the sufC gene encoding Fe-S cluster assembly ATPase SufC, which yields MLSIKNLHASVEDKQILKGLNLEVKAGEVHAIMGPNGAGKSTLGNVLAGRDSYEVTDGAALLDGVDLLDLAPEDRAREGLFLAFQYPVEIPGVSNINFLKTAVNDIRAYKGLPPMEAKEFLQTVKEKQKLVEFSANLANRSLNEGFSGGEKKRNEIFQLAMLNPKLSILDETDSGLDIDALRIVANGVNQLRSKDNAFVVITHYQRLLDYIVPDFVHVLYNGRIVKTGPKELALELEEKGYDWLKEYDTQTV from the coding sequence ATGTTATCAATTAAGAATTTACACGCGTCTGTTGAAGACAAACAAATATTAAAAGGACTAAATTTAGAGGTTAAAGCCGGCGAAGTTCACGCCATTATGGGGCCTAACGGTGCTGGAAAAAGTACCCTAGGTAACGTATTGGCCGGCCGTGACTCCTATGAGGTTACAGACGGTGCTGCCTTGTTGGATGGCGTTGATTTGTTGGATCTTGCCCCTGAAGATCGTGCTCGCGAAGGTTTGTTCCTTGCGTTTCAGTATCCCGTCGAAATTCCCGGCGTATCTAACATTAACTTTTTAAAGACTGCGGTAAACGATATCCGTGCTTATAAAGGATTGCCTCCGATGGAAGCTAAGGAATTTTTACAGACAGTGAAAGAGAAGCAAAAATTGGTCGAGTTTTCCGCTAATTTAGCTAACCGCTCGTTGAATGAAGGTTTCTCTGGCGGTGAAAAGAAACGGAACGAGATTTTTCAATTGGCCATGCTCAACCCGAAATTGTCTATCTTGGACGAAACTGATTCCGGATTGGATATCGATGCTTTACGCATCGTGGCTAATGGTGTCAATCAGTTGCGTTCCAAAGACAATGCTTTCGTGGTGATTACGCACTACCAACGTTTGTTGGACTACATCGTGCCAGATTTTGTTCACGTACTTTACAATGGTCGCATTGTAAAAACAGGTCCAAAAGAGTTGGCCTTGGAATTGGAAGAAAAAGGTTACGACTGGTTAAAAGAATACGATACGCAAACCGTCTAA
- the sufB gene encoding Fe-S cluster assembly protein SufB, giving the protein MSTKDDELLKELELEEYKYGFTTDIEMEIAPKGLNEDTIRLISAKKNEPEWLLEWRLKAFRHFLSMKMPTWQNFKNPEVDFQDLSYYAAPKAKKQLESMDEVDPELLATFEKLGIPLDEQKILAGVVAVDAVFDSVSVKTTFREKLKEQGVIFCSFGEAVQEYPDLIKKYLGTVVPQTDNIYAALNSAVFSDGSFVYIPKGVRCPMELSTYFRINAQNTGQFERTLIVADEGSYVSYLEGCTAPMRDENQLHAAVVELIAERDAEIKYSTVQNWYPGDKDGKGGIYNFVTKRGICKGDNAKISWTQVETGSAITWKYPGVILKGDNSVGEFYSVAMTRNKQVADTGTKMIHLGKNTRSKIVSKGISAGLSHNSYRGLVKIGPNADKARNFTQCDSLLIGDRCGAHTFPYIENKNRSAKLEHEATTSKIGEDQVFYLNQRGIDSEKAVGLIVNGYAKEVLNQLPMEFAVEAQKLLAISLEGSVG; this is encoded by the coding sequence ATGAGTACCAAAGACGACGAATTACTAAAAGAGTTAGAACTCGAAGAATATAAATACGGTTTTACGACCGATATAGAAATGGAAATTGCCCCTAAAGGGCTTAATGAGGATACTATTCGTTTGATTTCTGCAAAGAAGAATGAACCCGAATGGTTGTTGGAATGGCGCTTGAAAGCCTTCCGTCATTTCCTGAGCATGAAGATGCCGACTTGGCAAAACTTCAAAAATCCAGAAGTAGACTTCCAAGATCTATCGTACTATGCCGCGCCAAAAGCCAAAAAGCAGTTGGAAAGCATGGACGAGGTTGATCCTGAGTTATTGGCTACGTTCGAGAAGCTGGGCATTCCTTTGGATGAACAGAAAATTTTGGCCGGTGTTGTTGCCGTGGACGCGGTGTTTGACTCGGTATCTGTAAAGACTACCTTCCGTGAAAAACTGAAAGAACAAGGTGTTATCTTCTGCTCTTTTGGCGAAGCGGTACAGGAATATCCAGATTTAATCAAAAAATATTTGGGAACAGTGGTGCCACAGACGGATAATATTTATGCGGCGCTCAATTCCGCGGTGTTTTCCGACGGTTCCTTCGTTTATATTCCGAAGGGTGTTCGTTGCCCGATGGAATTGTCGACATATTTTCGGATCAATGCCCAAAATACGGGGCAATTTGAGCGTACATTGATCGTGGCGGACGAAGGTTCCTATGTTTCTTACTTGGAAGGCTGTACAGCGCCAATGCGTGACGAAAACCAGTTGCATGCCGCTGTCGTGGAGCTGATTGCAGAACGCGACGCTGAGATCAAATACTCAACAGTGCAAAACTGGTATCCAGGAGATAAAGATGGTAAGGGTGGTATCTATAACTTCGTGACCAAACGAGGTATTTGCAAAGGAGACAATGCGAAAATCTCCTGGACGCAGGTAGAGACGGGTTCGGCCATCACATGGAAATACCCAGGCGTTATCTTGAAAGGTGACAATTCCGTTGGCGAGTTTTACTCGGTGGCCATGACCCGCAACAAGCAGGTAGCTGATACGGGAACGAAGATGATTCACTTGGGGAAAAACACCCGATCGAAAATCGTGTCAAAAGGGATTTCTGCAGGACTTAGTCACAATAGCTATCGTGGTTTGGTCAAGATTGGGCCAAACGCCGACAAAGCGCGTAACTTTACGCAGTGTGATTCCCTGTTGATCGGTGATCGTTGTGGTGCACACACCTTTCCTTACATCGAAAATAAAAATCGCAGTGCCAAGTTAGAGCACGAAGCTACAACATCTAAGATTGGTGAAGATCAGGTGTTCTACCTAAACCAACGCGGAATTGATTCGGAGAAGGCTGTAGGGCTAATCGTGAACGGTTATGCGAAAGAGGTTTTGAACCAATTGCCGATGGAGTTTGCTGTCGAAGCACAGAAATTGTTGGCGATCTCCTTGGAAGGCTCAGTAGGATAA